A genome region from Carya illinoinensis cultivar Pawnee chromosome 2, C.illinoinensisPawnee_v1, whole genome shotgun sequence includes the following:
- the LOC122301099 gene encoding transcription factor MYB61-like: protein MAHHSCCINQKVKKGLWSPEEDEKLIKYISANGYGSWNSVPRLAGLQRCGKSCRLRWVNYLRPDLKRGSFSPQEEALVIELHRNIGNKWSRIAKHLPGRTDNEVKNFWNTSIKKKLRSQDHAIPHALATFSVTEYLSGSEEAGVSPHVLNRDTNLNRKSQQDELHQPPSIRMLQSLDLSDRRILEQSSCSPSWVHFPPLIPPLPNCSIKTWSPRHDHQTHDQLGPNQQDQNFIMRAATLHDSSLVINPRLITEPDSENAILAPEMPELYEIIVGGINVGSDQRNSFGRNTPTCCKIP, encoded by the exons ATGGCACATCACTCGTGTTGCATTAACCAAAAAGTGAAGAAAGGGCTATGGTCACCAGAGGAGGATGAGAAACTCATCAAATACATTTCAGCCAATGGCTATGGTAGTTGGAACTCAGTGCCTAGACTTGCTG GCCTCCAGAGATGCGGAAAGAGCTGCAGACTGAGATGGGTAAACTATCTCAGACCAGACTTAAAACGTGGGAGCTTCTCTCCCCAAGAAGAAGCCCTAGTCATTGAACTCCACAGAAATATTGGTAACAA GTGGTCTCGTATAGCCAAGCACCTACCTGGAAGAACAGATAACGAGGTGAAGAATTTTTGGAACACAAGCATAAAGAAGAAGCTCCGGTCCCAAGATCATGCCATTCCTCATGCTTTAGCAACATTTTCTGTAACTGAGTATCTTAGTGGTTCAGAGGAAGCTGGTGTCTCACCTCATGTTCTAAATCGGGATACCAACTTGAACAGAAAATCCCAACAAGATGAGCTACACCAACCCCCTTCAATCAGGATGCTACAATCTTTAGATCTTAGTGATCGTAGAATATTGGAACAGAGCAGTTGTAGTCCTAGTTGGGTCCATTTTCCACCTCTAATCCCACCACTCCCAAATTGTTCTATTAAAACTTGGTCACCGAGGCATGATCATCAAACACACGATCAACTTGGTCCCAATCAACAAGATCAAAACTTCATCATGAGAGCAGCAACTCTGCATGATAGTAGCCTTGTTATCAACCCAAGATTAATCACTGAACCGGATTCTGAAAATGCAATATTGGCACCCGAAATGCCGGAACTCTATGAAATCATCGTTGGCGGGATTAATGTTGGTAGCGATCAGCGCAACTCCTTCGGCAGAAATACCCCCACCTGCTGCAAGATACCCTAA
- the LOC122301097 gene encoding plastidic ATP/ADP-transporter-like, producing the protein MEAVLKTKGLLSLTPNPKARVLPPSQGLKHRFFTPNPKSFSGFCLSSNGFQKFNGFVSKTHGFGQKERNLFICRAEAAAAADGQPLFGEAEIEKPKILGMEVTTIKKIIPLGLMFFCILFNYTILRDTKDVLVVTAKGSSAEIIPFLKTWVNLPMAIGFMLLYTKLANVLSKQALFYTVILPFIGFFGAFGFFMYPLSNYIHPEAFADKLLNTLGPRFLGPLAIMRIWSFCLFYVMAELWGSVVISVLFWGFANQITTVDEAKRFYPLFGLGANVALIFSGRTVKYFSNLRKNLGPGVDGWAISLKGMMSIVVLMGLAICFLYWWVNNYVPLPTRSKKKKEKPKMGTMESLKFLVSSRYIRDLATLVVAYGISINLVEVTWKSKLKAQFPSPNEYSSFMGDFSTATGIATFTMMLLSQFIFDKYGWGAAAKITPTVLLLTGVGFFSLILFGDPLGPSLAKFGITPLLAAVYVGAMQNIFSKSAKYSLFDPCKEMAYIPLDEETKVKGKAAIDVVCNPLGKSGGALIQQFMILSFGSLANSTPYLGGILLVIVLTWLAAAKSLDTQFTALRREEELEKEMERAAVKIPVVAENATGNGSLASGSALNPIAGDTTNSSSETSTPQNI; encoded by the exons ATGGAGGCTGTTCTAAAGACCAAAGGACTTCTTTCTCTTACCCCGAACCCAAAAGCCAGGGTTTTACCCCCGTCACAGGGCTTAAAGCATAGATTTTTCACCCCAAATCCTAAATCTTTTAGTGGGTTTTGTCTATCTTCAAATGGGTTCCAGAAATTCAATGGTTTTGTCTCAAAAACTCATGGGTTTGGTCAAAAAGAGAGAAACTTGTTTATCTGTAGGGCTGAGGCTGCAGCAGCAGCTGATGGGCAGCCACTATTTGGTGAAGCCGAAATTGAGAAGCCAAAGATTTTGGGTATGGAGGTTACGACGATAAAGAAGATTATACCACTCGGGTTGATGTTCTTTTGTATTCTTTTCAACTATACGATACTCAGAGACACAAAGGATGTATTGGTTGTGACAGCCAAAGGGAGTAGTGCGGAGATTATTCCCTTTCTAAAAACTTGGGTGAACTTGCCTATGGCTATTGGGTTCATGTTGTTGTACACCAAACTGGCTAATGTGTTGTCTAAGCAGGCTCTCTTCTATACCGTTATTTTGCCTTTCATAGGCTTCTTCGGGGCATTCGGATTTTTCATGTATCCTCTTAGCAATTATATCCACCCTGAGGCGTTTGCGGACAAGCTTCTCAACACACTTGGCCCCAGGTTCCTTGGCCCCCTTGCCATAATGAGGATCTGGAGCTTCTGTTTGTTCTATGTCATGGCTGAACTTTGGGGTAGTGTGGTGATTTCAGTTTTGTTTTGGGGGTTTGCCAATCAG ATAACTACTGTTGACGAAGCCAAAAGATTTTATCCCCTGTTTGGTCTTGGGGCAAACGTTGCCCTTATATTCTCAGGTCGAACAGTGAAGTACTTCTCAAATTTGAGGAAAAACTTGGGTCCTGGTGTTGATGGTTGGGCCATTTCCCTTAAAGGAATGATGAGCATTGTGGTGTTGATGGGGCTTGCCATTTGTTTCCTGTATTGGTGGGTGAATAATTATGTTCCTCTTCCTACCCGTagtaagaagaagaag GAGAAGCCCAAGATGGGGACAATGGAGAGCTTGAAATTCTTGGTTTCTTCAAGATACATTAGGGATCTTGCCACTTTGGTGGTTGCATATGGTATTAGCATCAATCTTGTTGAGGTTACATGGAAATCTAAGCTCAAAGCTCAG TTTCCAAGCCCAAATGAGTATTCTTCCTTTATGGGTGACTTCTCAACTGCCACTGGAATAGCAACTTTCACGATGATGCTGCTGAGCCAATTCATATTTGACAAATACGGTTGGGGGGCTGCTGCCAAGATCACACCCACGGTCCTGCTTCTGACAGGAGTTGGTTTCTTTTCTCTGATATTATTTGGGGATCCTCTTGGACCTTCTCTTGCAAAGTTCGGGATTACTCCTCTTCTTGCAGCTGTATATGTTGGTGCCATGCAAAACATATTCAGCAAGAGTGCCAAGTACAGCTTATTTGACCCTTGCAAGGAGATGGCCTATATTCCCTTGGATGAGGAAACTAAG GTTAAAGGGAAGGCAGCCATTGATGTTGTCTGCAACCCATTGGGGAAGTCTGGCGGTGCTCTGATTCAGCAGTTTATGATCTTGTCCTTTGGGTCACTTGCAAATTCAACTCCTTACCTTGGAGGAATACTCTTGGTGATTGTTCTTACGTGGTTAGCAGCAGCCAAATCTCTGGATACCCAGTTTACTGCATTGCGAAGGGAGGAAGAGCTTGAGAAGGAGATGGAGAGAGCAGCTGTCAAGATTCCAGTTGTGGCTGAAAATGCAACTGGGAATGGCTCTCTTGCTAGTGGCTCAGCGCTGAATCCAATTGCCGGTGACACCACAAACAGCTCATCTGAAACCTCAACTCcccaaaatatttaa
- the LOC122301101 gene encoding uncharacterized protein LOC122301101 produces MATPLPSFRPGTVRVSDSSTKKPEQNIRKPASANWWAPLFGWSSDPDYLAPTAGPSSMEPAVSDPESETGRLRSRFALGCFTEEKARQLRRKTVESSAFHDVMYHSSIASRLASDISDWSEK; encoded by the coding sequence ATGGCTACGCCTCTCCCTTCTTTTCGACCCGGGACGGTCCGGGTCTCCGATTCTTCTACTAAGAAACCTGAGCAGAATATTCGAAAACCCGCATCGGCCAACTGGTGGGCCCCGCTCTTTGGCTGGTCCTCCGATCCGGACTACCTCGCTCCCACCGCCGGGCCATCAAGTATGGAGCCAGCCGTCTCGGATCCGGAGTCAGAAACGGGCAGACTGAGGTCCAGGTTCGCGCTCGGATGCTTCACCGAAGAGAAGGCGAGGCAGCTTCGAAGGAAGACCGTGGAGAGCTCTGCCTTTCACGATGTAATGTACCATTCGTCGATCGCGTCTCGTCTCGCCTCCGATATATCGGATTGGTCCGAGAAGTAG
- the LOC122301090 gene encoding pleiotropic drug resistance protein 1-like, with amino-acid sequence MDASGDIYKATGSLRGSLRGSLRLHSSSGWRNNAMDVFSKSSREEDDEEALKWAALEKLPTFDRLRKGILTTSKGEATEVNIQNLGFEERKKLLERLVNLAQEDNEKFLLKIRNRIDRVGIDLPAIEVRFEHVNIDAEVYVGSRALPSFFNFCISIVEGFLNFAHILSNQKKHLSILKDASGVIKPRRMTLLLGPPSSGKTTLLLALAGKLDPDLKFSGRVTYNGHDMKEFVPQRTAAYISQYDLHIGEMTVRETLAFSARCQGIGSRYDMLAELSRREKEANIKPDQDVDIYMKAATTEGQEADVVTDYILKVLGLEVCADTMVGDEMLRGISGGQRKRVTTGEMMVGPAKALFMDEISTGLDSSTTFQIVNSLRQYVHILDGTAVISLLQPAPETYNLFDDIILLSDGYIVYQGPREKVLEFFESMGFKCPDRKGVADFLQEVTSRKDQEQYWARKDEPYSFVTTKEFAEAFQSFHVGRRIGDELSTPYDKTKSHPAALTTQKYGVSKKELLKASFSREYLLMKRNSFVYVFKLTQLFIMGLIAMTIFLRTKMPRDDATDGGIYTGALFFTVIMILFNGMAEISMTIIKLPVFYKQRDLFFYPSWVYAIPQWILKIPITLLEVSVWVFMTYYVIGYDPNVGRLFKQYLLLVLVNQMASALFRFIAAMGRNMIVANTFGSFALLLLFALGGFILAREDIKKWWIWGYWISPLMYGQNAIVVNEFLGNNWKKVLPNKSEPLGVTVLKSRGFFTHAYWYWIGVGASVGFIFLFNIGFTIALSYLNPFGKSQSTKSDEPESNEQGKRTGGGIQLTQRENSSSQRGSTSSAIEASRNGKRGMVLPFEQHSITFDEIIYSVDMPQEMKEQGVLEDKLVLLKGVSGAFRPGVLTALMGVSGAGKTTLMDVLAGRKTGGYIEGNITISGYPKKQETFARISGYCEQNDIHSPHVTVYESLLYSAWLRLSSGVDSETRKMFIEEVMELVELNPLRNALVGLPGVNGLSTEQRKRLTIAVELVANPSIIFMDEPTSGLDARAAAIVMRTVRNTVDTGRTVVCTIHQPSIDIFEAFDELFLMKRGGQEIYVGPLGHHSCHLIEYFESTEGVKKITDGYNPATWMLEVTSQGEEIALGVDFTDVYKNSELYRRNKALIKELSKPAPGSKDLYFPTQFSQSFWTQCMACLWKQRWSYWRNPPYTAVRFLFTVFIALTFGTMFWDLGSKTKRMQDLSNAMGSMYAAVLFLGVQNSSSVQPVVAIERTVFYRERAAGMYSALPYAFGQVAIEIPYVFMQSAVYGIIVYAMIGFEWTAAKFFWYLFFMFFTLLYFTFYGMMSVAFTPNHHIASIVSASFYGIWNLFSGFIVPRTRIPIWWRWYYWACPVAWTLYGLVVSQFGDIKDELVDSEILGETVEQYLKRYFGFKHDFLGVVAVVVAGFAVLFAFIFAFSIKVFNFQRR; translated from the exons ATGGACGCCTCCGGTGATATCTACAAGGCCACTGGTAGTTTACGTGGTAGTTTACGAGGTAGTTTACGATTGCACAGTTCGTCGGGATGGAGGAATAATGCTATGGATGTTTTCTCGAAGTCTTCACGAGAAGAAGACGACGAAGAAGCTCTTAAATGGGCTGCCCTCGAAAAACTTCCAACGTTTGATCGCCTAAGAAAAGGTATACTAACTACTTCGAAAGGTGAGGCCACTGAAGTTAATATACAGAATCTTGGAtttgaagaaaggaagaaattgCTCGAGAGGTTGGTGAATTTGGCCCAAGAGGATAATGAAAAGTTCCTGTTGAAGATCAGGAATCGGATAGATAG AGTTGGGATCGATCTTCCAGCAATCGAAGTCCGATTTGAGCACGTTAATATCGATGCAGAAGTTTATGTAGGAAGCAGAGCTTTGCCTTCATTCTTTAACTTCTGCATCAGTATCGTAGAG GGGTTTTTGAATTTTGCCCATATTCTATCAAATCAGAAGAAACACTTGTCTATCCTTAAAGATGCTAGTGGAGTGATCAAGCCAAGGAG AATGACTTTGCTATTGGGTCCTCCAAGTTCCGGGAAGACCACACTGTTATTGGCTTTGGCTGGAAAGCTTGACCCAGATCTGAAG TTCTCTGGGAGGGTGACTTATAATGGCCATGACATGAAGGAGTTTGTGCCTCAAAGAACTGCAGCCTATATCAGTCAATATGATCTCCATATTGGAGAAATGACTGTAAGGGAAACCTTGGCCTTCTCAGCAAGGTGCCAAGGGATCGGGTCACGCTATG ATATGCTAGCAGAGTTGTctagaagagaaaaagaggCAAATATCAAACCTGATCAAGATGTTGATATCTACATGAAG GCAGCAACAACTGAAGGCCAAGAGGCTGATGTGGTGACAGATTATATATTGAAG GTTTTGGGTTTAGAAGTGTGTGCTGATACCATGGTTGGAGATGAAATGTTGAGGGGTATTTCTGGAGGACAAAGAAAGCGTGTCACAACAG GGGAAATGATGGTCGGACCTGCAAAGGCATTGTTTATGGACGAAATATCTACAGGATTGGACAGCTCGACAACTTTCCAAATTGTGAATTCGCTCAGGCAATATGTTCATATTCTCGATGGAACAGCAGTCATTTCTCTACTGCAGCCTGCACCAGAGACATACAATCTTTTCGATGATATCATTCTCCTCTCAGATGGCTACATCGTGTACCAGGGACCCCGTGAAAAAGTTCTTGAGTTTTTTGAATCCATGGGCTTTAAATGTCCTGACAGGAAAGGCGTGGCTGACTTTCTGCAAGAG GTGACGTCAAGGAAAGATCAAGAGCAGTATTGGGCACGCAAAGATGAGCCTTACAGTTTTGTCACGACCAAGGAATTTGCCGAGGCATTCCAATCATTCCATGTGGGAAGAAGAATAGGAGATGAACTTTCAACACCATATGACAAGACAAAAAGTCACCCAGCTGCATTGACCACCCAAAAGTACGGTGTGAGTAAGAAGGAGCTATTAAAAGCTTCCTTTTCAAGAGAGTACTTGCTGATGAAAAGGAATTCGTTTGTTTATGTCTTCAAGTTAACACAA CTTTTCATTATGGGACTGATTGCAATGACAATTTTCCTACGGACGAAAATGCCACGTGATGATGCAACTGATGGAGGAATTTACACTGGTGCTTTGTTCTTCACTGTGATTATGATTTTGTTTAATGGAATGGCAGAGATTTCTATGACCATTATAAAGCTTCCTGTCTTTTACAAGCAAAGGGACCTCTTCTTCTATCCCTCATGGGTGTATGCTATTCCTCAATGGATCCTCAAAATCCCGATAACACTTTTAGAAGTTTCTGTTTGGGTATTCATGACCTACTATGTCATTGGATACGATCCAAACGTCGGAAG GTTGTTTAAGCAATACCTGTTGCTAGTACTTGTGAACCAAATGGCCTCTGCACTATTCCGATTCATTGCAGCAATGGGGAGGAACATGATTGTTGCTAATACCTTTGGGTCATTTGCATTGCTCTTGCTTTTTGCCTTGGGTGGCTTTATCCTCGCCAGAG AGGATATAAAGAAATGGTGGATATGGGGTTACTGGATATCACCTTTGATGTATGGGCAAAATGCAATAGTAGTTAACGAGTTCCTGGGAAACAATTGGAAAAAG GTTCTCCCAAACAAATCTGAACCACTGGGAGTTACAGTGCTGAAGAGTCGTGGGTTCTTCACCCACGCCTATTGGTATTGGATTGGTGTAGGTGCAAGTGTTGGATTCATCTTCCTTTTCAACATTGGTTTCACCATCGCTCTCTCTTATCTTAACC CATTTGGGAAGTCACAGTCTACAAAATCAGACGAACCGGAAAGCAATGAACAAGGCAAGAGGACAGGGGGAGGCATACAGTTAACACAGAGAGAAAACAGCTCAAGTCAGAGGGGAAGTACCTCATCAGCAATTGAGGCTAGTCGTAATGGGAAAAGAGGAATGGTTCTTCCATTTGAGCAACATTCCATCACTTTTGATGAGATTATATATTCTGTTGACATGCCACAG GAAATGAAGGAGCAGGGTGTCCTTGAGGATAAACTGGTGCTTCTAAAGGGTGTGAGCGGTGCTTTCAGGCCCGGTGTTCTCACAGCTTTGATGGGTGTTAGTGGTGCTGGTAAAACAACACTGATGGATGTGCTGGCTGGTAGGAAAACTGGTGGATATATAGAGGGGAACATCACAATTTCGGGTTACCCAAAGAAGCAAGAAACATTTGCTCGAATTTCTGGGTACTGTGAGCAAAATGACATTCATTCTCCTCATGTTACTGTGTACGAGTCCTTGCTCTATTCAGCATGGCTCCGCTTATCCTCTGGGGTTGATTCCGAAACAAGAAAG ATGTTCATTGAGGAAGTCATGGAGCTTGTGGagctgaacccattgaggaatGCACTTGTTGGGTTGCCTGGTGTAAATGGTCTCTCTACCGAGCAGCGCAAGAGGCTCACTATTGCAGTCGAGCTTGTGGCAAACCCCTCCATAATATTCATGGATGAACCAACTTCAGGTCTAGATGCAAGAGCTGCTGCAATTGTCATGAGAACAGTTAGGAACACAGTGGACACTGGAAGAACGGTTGTGTGCACAATCCATCAGCCAAGCATTGACATATTTGAAGCTTTTGATGAG CTTTTCCTAATGAAGCGTGGAGGACAAGAGATATATGTTGGGCCATTGGGTCACCACTCTTGCCATCTTATTGAGTATTTTGAG AGCACCGAAggagtaaaaaaaattacagatgGTTATAATCCAGCAACTTGGATGTTGGAAGTTACAAGTCAAGGGGAAGAAATTGCTTTGGGTGTAGATTTTACTGATGTGTATAAAAACTCAGAACTATACAG GAGGAACAAAGCATTGATTAAGGAGTTGAGCAAACCTGCTCCTGGTTCAAAGGATCTCTATTTCCCGACACAATTTTCGCAGTCATTTTGGACTCAGTGCATGGCTTGCCTATGGAAACAACGCTGGTCCTATTGGCGCAACCCACCATATACTGCTGTCAGATTTCTCTTCACGGTGTTCATAGCCTTGACATTTGGGACAATGTTCTGGGACCTTGGCTCCAAGAC GAAGAGGATGCAAGATTTATCTAATGCCATGGGTTCGATGTATGCTGCTGTTCTCTTCCTTGGTGTTCAAAATTCTTCGTCTGTGCAACCTGTTGTGGCTATTGAACGAACAGTCTTCTACAGAGAAAGAGCTGCTGGAATGTATTCTGCTTTGCCATATGCATTTGGACAG GTTGCGATTGAGATCCCATACGTTTTCATGCAATCTGCAGTCTATGGCATTATAGTTTACGCAATGATTGGATTTGAATGGACTGCAGCCAAATTCTTTTGGTAcctatttttcatgtttttcaCATTGCTGTACTTCACCTTCTACGGCATGATGAGTGTGGCTTTTACACCAAACCACCATATTGCTTCCATCGTATCCGCCTCGTTTTATGGTATCTGGAACTTGTTTTCAGGATTCATAGTCCCTCGAACT AGGATTCCCATTTGGTGGAGATGGTACTACTGGGCATGCCCTGTTGCCTGGACATTGTATGGACTAGTGGTTTCACAATTTGGAGATATTAAGGATGAACTTGTGGACAGTGAGATTCTTGGTGAAACCGtggaacaatacttgaaaaggtactTTGGATTCAAGCATGATTTTCTGGGAGTTGTGGCAGTTGTAGTTGCTGGGTTTGCCGTGCTCTTTGCATTTATCTTTGCGTTTTCGATCAAGGTCTTTAATTTCCAAAGGCGGTAG